From a single Methanofollis sp. W23 genomic region:
- a CDS encoding deoxyhypusine synthase — protein MEPNTDEYNTEECGDPVKQLKLAPGMTADMLVRAIGGAGAYNGGALAQAADIYEAMLRDEKATKFFGLAGAMVPAGMGGVVSDLIERGHIDILVSTGANLTHDTIEAIGCHHYHGTSVCDDIELRHEEINRIYDIFLPDEAFIRLEEFMQDCLSELPDKTTITISGLLRHIGEHLDHGILATAAKCDVPVYCPAIQDSMLGMQFWFYNQMHHITVDAFGDMKDIIDRCYAAERAGAFLVGGGVPKNFIFQNKLITPTGFDYAVQLTGDRPDLGGLSGATLTEAQSWGKINEDAAAVTVYGDATINLPLIAAAVLERMDQD, from the coding sequence ATGGAACCTAATACTGATGAATATAATACTGAAGAATGCGGAGATCCGGTCAAGCAGCTCAAACTCGCCCCTGGCATGACGGCCGACATGCTCGTCCGTGCTATCGGCGGCGCCGGGGCATATAACGGCGGAGCCCTTGCCCAGGCGGCAGACATCTATGAAGCGATGCTCAGGGACGAGAAGGCGACAAAGTTCTTCGGTCTTGCCGGAGCGATGGTCCCTGCCGGGATGGGTGGAGTCGTCAGCGATCTCATCGAGAGGGGCCACATCGACATCCTGGTCTCGACCGGCGCCAACCTCACCCATGACACCATCGAGGCGATCGGGTGCCACCACTACCACGGCACCTCGGTCTGCGACGATATCGAACTCCGTCACGAGGAGATCAACCGCATCTACGATATCTTCCTCCCTGATGAGGCCTTTATCCGTCTCGAAGAATTTATGCAGGACTGTCTCTCCGAACTCCCTGACAAAACGACGATCACCATCTCAGGGCTCCTGCGCCATATCGGCGAGCACCTGGATCACGGGATCCTGGCGACCGCGGCGAAGTGCGATGTCCCGGTCTACTGCCCGGCGATCCAGGACTCGATGCTCGGGATGCAGTTCTGGTTCTACAACCAGATGCACCACATCACCGTCGATGCCTTTGGCGATATGAAAGATATCATTGACCGCTGCTATGCAGCCGAGCGTGCCGGTGCCTTCCTGGTCGGCGGCGGGGTGCCGAAGAACTTCATCTTCCAGAACAAACTCATCACTCCGACTGGCTTCGATTACGCGGTGCAGCTCACCGGCGATCGTCCTGACCTCGGCGGACTTTCGGGTGCGACCCTCACCGAGGCGCAATCCTGGGGCAAGATCAACGAGGACGCCGCGGCTGTCACAGTGTACGGCGACGCGACCATCAACCTCCCCCTCATCGCCGCCGCGGTCCTGGAGAGAATGGACCAGGACTGA
- a CDS encoding iron-containing alcohol dehydrogenase — MVYTYLNPAVALMGAGAVKEIGNWAQMLSAKKALIVSGKGRHGKALAEDVGALLKESKVDFHIYAGAEPNPTDVSVHEGAKVYKKEGCDMIVAVGGGSPMDCAKGVGIVAANGGEIYDYEGVSKVEKALPPFITVNTTAGTASEMTNFAVITDTRRHVKMVLVDWKTTPDVAINDPELMVSMPPALTAATGMDALTHAIEAYVSTIATPTTDAAAIGAIELISKWLRPAVANGADIKARDMMAHAEYLAGIAFNNASLGYVHAMAHQLGGFYNLPHGVCNAILLPHVEKFNMLAAPERFVDIAKALGENVEGLSTMDAADKAIEAIKRLSVDVGIPAGVAELGAKEEDIPTLADNAMKDACALTNPRVATKEEVMAIYKEAF; from the coding sequence ATGGTATACACCTATCTGAACCCGGCAGTCGCCCTCATGGGCGCTGGAGCAGTGAAGGAGATCGGCAACTGGGCACAGATGCTCAGCGCCAAGAAGGCCCTGATCGTCTCGGGGAAGGGGCGGCACGGCAAGGCACTTGCAGAAGACGTCGGTGCTCTCCTCAAGGAATCAAAGGTCGACTTCCATATCTATGCAGGCGCCGAACCCAACCCGACCGACGTCTCGGTCCACGAGGGCGCGAAGGTCTACAAGAAGGAAGGCTGTGACATGATCGTCGCCGTCGGCGGCGGGTCCCCGATGGACTGCGCCAAGGGCGTCGGCATCGTCGCCGCAAATGGCGGCGAGATCTATGACTATGAAGGCGTCTCAAAGGTTGAAAAAGCGTTGCCACCTTTCATCACCGTCAACACCACTGCAGGCACCGCCTCTGAGATGACTAACTTCGCGGTCATCACCGACACCCGCCGGCACGTCAAGATGGTCCTCGTCGACTGGAAGACGACCCCAGACGTGGCGATCAACGACCCAGAACTGATGGTCAGCATGCCGCCGGCACTCACCGCCGCCACCGGTATGGACGCCCTCACTCACGCTATCGAGGCCTATGTCTCCACCATCGCCACCCCGACCACCGATGCCGCCGCAATCGGCGCGATCGAGCTCATCAGCAAGTGGCTCCGCCCTGCCGTCGCCAACGGCGCCGACATCAAGGCCCGCGACATGATGGCCCACGCCGAGTACCTCGCCGGCATCGCCTTCAACAACGCCAGTCTCGGCTACGTCCATGCCATGGCTCACCAGCTCGGTGGGTTCTACAACCTCCCGCACGGCGTCTGCAATGCCATCCTCCTGCCGCATGTCGAGAAGTTCAACATGCTCGCCGCACCCGAGCGCTTCGTCGACATCGCCAAGGCACTCGGCGAGAACGTCGAGGGGCTCTCCACCATGGACGCCGCCGACAAGGCCATCGAGGCCATCAAGAGGCTCTCTGTCGATGTCGGTATCCCAGCAGGTGTGGCTGAACTCGGCGCCAAGGAAGAGGACATCCCGACCCTTGCCGACAATGCCATGAAGGACGCCTGTGCCCTCACCAACCCGCGTGTCGCGACGAAGGAAGAGGTCATGGCCATCTACAAGGAGGCCTTCTAA
- the npdG gene encoding NADPH-dependent F420 reductase, translating to MKVGIIGGTGGIGQGMALRLSQDHTVYIGSRKEEKAQAACDMCSYALKVLGLPFDLNPTTNQGVVDESEIVVFSIPAENLERTIESLNGLEGKIVVSLMNPMIRTDYFKYNPPEEGSAALKLQKLLPNSKVVAAFNNIPAGKWQKLSEHLDYSVCVCSDDEDAKEKVIELVNTISELKAVNAGPLAVSPYIEAITPLVINIARFSKMRDVGVYFK from the coding sequence ATGAAAGTAGGAATAATCGGTGGAACCGGTGGAATAGGACAGGGAATGGCACTGCGGCTCTCGCAGGACCACACCGTCTATATCGGATCGCGCAAAGAAGAGAAGGCCCAGGCCGCTTGTGACATGTGCAGCTATGCCCTCAAAGTGCTCGGCCTCCCCTTCGACCTCAACCCGACGACCAACCAGGGAGTCGTGGACGAGTCCGAGATCGTCGTCTTCTCGATCCCGGCCGAGAACCTGGAAAGGACGATCGAATCTCTCAACGGACTGGAGGGCAAGATCGTCGTCAGCCTGATGAACCCGATGATCAGGACCGACTACTTCAAGTACAACCCGCCAGAGGAAGGGTCGGCCGCCCTCAAACTCCAGAAACTCCTGCCAAACTCAAAGGTCGTCGCCGCCTTCAACAACATTCCGGCAGGCAAGTGGCAGAAGCTCTCTGAGCACCTCGACTACTCGGTCTGTGTCTGTTCAGATGATGAAGACGCAAAGGAGAAGGTCATCGAACTGGTCAACACGATCTCTGAACTCAAGGCCGTGAACGCCGGACCCCTCGCGGTCTCGCCATACATCGAGGCCATCACCCCTCTTGTCATCAACATCGCCAGGTTCAGCAAGATGCGTGATGTCGGAGTCTACTTCAAATAA
- the nuoE gene encoding NADH-quinone oxidoreductase subunit NuoE, giving the protein MTVRQIIEGYPKEPRYLLATLQDIQEHHKYLSVESMKMVAEYLGVPESRVFGVATFYKALSLVPQGKKVIKVCNGTACHLRGAPKLVEALEKELGIKNGETTEDGLFTIQTVNCVGACAMAPVVMVNDRVYGKVTISQIPEIIEEERKDAV; this is encoded by the coding sequence CTGACAGTGCGTCAGATCATCGAGGGTTACCCGAAAGAGCCCAGGTATCTGCTCGCAACCTTGCAGGACATCCAGGAACACCACAAATACCTATCAGTTGAATCGATGAAGATGGTCGCCGAGTATCTCGGCGTCCCTGAAAGCCGGGTCTTCGGTGTCGCCACCTTTTACAAGGCGCTCAGTCTTGTCCCGCAGGGCAAGAAGGTGATCAAGGTCTGTAACGGCACGGCCTGTCACCTGCGCGGCGCTCCCAAACTCGTCGAGGCGCTGGAGAAAGAGCTTGGCATCAAGAACGGCGAAACGACCGAAGACGGTCTTTTCACGATCCAGACAGTGAACTGTGTCGGAGCCTGTGCGATGGCTCCGGTGGTGATGGTCAATGACCGGGTGTATGGAAAAGTGACGATCTCACAGATCCCAGAAATTATCGAGGAGGAGAGGAAAGATGCGGTTTGA
- a CDS encoding NADH-ubiquinone oxidoreductase-F iron-sulfur binding region domain-containing protein produces the protein MRFETIKDLEEYRAGLLASAPDVPHIWVCAGPGCLANGSMAIYEAFMAYADEHGLKADIDLRAEATGCQGFCERGPLVTVRLSKDAEEIFYQHVKPKDVSEIMEKTILGGNTVDRLLYRDQATKSKIASTSAVPFYSHQKKIVLKNCGHVNPLSLDEALAAGAYAGFAKALSMEPAEVVGVVKASGLRGRGGGGFPTGVKWESAAIVDAPQKYVVVNGDEGDPGAFMDRAVMEGDPHTMLEGLAIGGYAIGATRGLIYVRNEYPIAVDHLRLAIEQAHECGLLGKNILGSGFEFEIEIVRGGGAFVCGESTSLMTSIEGRAGVPRVKYIRSTEKGLWEGPTVLNNVESWANIPQILLNGAEWFKSMGTENNSGTKVFSLVGKVKNSGLVEVPMGVTLREMIYEIGGGVLNDREFKAVQTGGPSGGCLPASELDRPVDFDQLKAAGSMMGSGGMIVMDDHTCMVNVAQYFVDFLVEESCGKCTPCREGLKAMQTLLHGLTSGTAKPGDCALLKEIAEHVRDTALCGLGKTAANPVLATMHWFPEEYEEHEKEGFCRGGVCSGLYTLEIDPDLCTGCTLCERVCPADAVSGEKKKPHTIDTRACVTCGSCIDACRFKAIKVVRRNE, from the coding sequence ATGCGGTTTGAGACGATAAAAGACCTCGAAGAATACCGCGCAGGGCTTCTTGCCTCAGCGCCTGATGTTCCCCATATCTGGGTCTGTGCGGGACCGGGCTGTCTTGCCAACGGCAGCATGGCGATCTACGAGGCCTTCATGGCATATGCTGATGAGCACGGTCTGAAGGCCGATATCGATCTCAGGGCCGAGGCGACCGGGTGCCAGGGTTTCTGCGAGCGCGGCCCCCTCGTCACTGTCCGTCTCTCAAAGGACGCCGAAGAGATCTTCTACCAGCATGTCAAGCCCAAGGACGTCTCCGAGATCATGGAGAAGACCATTCTTGGAGGGAATACCGTCGACCGTCTCCTGTACCGTGATCAGGCCACCAAGTCGAAGATCGCTTCGACCTCGGCCGTCCCGTTCTATTCTCACCAGAAGAAGATCGTTCTCAAGAACTGTGGGCATGTCAATCCACTTTCCCTTGACGAGGCCCTTGCCGCTGGCGCCTATGCAGGGTTTGCAAAGGCCCTCTCGATGGAGCCGGCCGAAGTGGTCGGGGTCGTGAAGGCCTCTGGGCTGCGCGGCCGCGGCGGCGGCGGGTTCCCAACCGGGGTGAAGTGGGAGTCGGCCGCTATCGTCGACGCCCCGCAGAAATATGTGGTCGTGAACGGCGACGAGGGTGACCCTGGTGCGTTCATGGACCGCGCCGTCATGGAAGGCGACCCGCACACCATGCTCGAAGGGCTTGCGATCGGTGGGTATGCGATCGGGGCGACACGCGGCCTGATCTATGTCAGGAACGAGTACCCGATCGCGGTCGACCACCTCCGCCTCGCCATCGAGCAGGCGCACGAGTGCGGCCTCCTTGGCAAGAATATCCTGGGAAGCGGGTTCGAATTTGAGATCGAGATCGTCAGGGGTGGCGGAGCCTTTGTCTGCGGTGAGTCGACCTCCTTGATGACCTCCATCGAGGGGAGGGCCGGTGTCCCGCGGGTCAAGTACATCCGTTCGACCGAGAAGGGTCTCTGGGAAGGCCCGACCGTCCTCAACAACGTCGAAAGTTGGGCGAACATCCCGCAGATCCTGCTCAATGGTGCCGAGTGGTTCAAGAGCATGGGCACCGAGAACAACAGCGGGACCAAGGTCTTCTCGCTCGTCGGTAAGGTCAAGAACAGCGGGCTTGTCGAGGTGCCGATGGGCGTCACCCTGCGCGAGATGATCTACGAGATCGGCGGCGGGGTCTTGAATGACCGCGAGTTCAAGGCCGTCCAGACCGGTGGACCGTCTGGCGGATGTCTCCCGGCAAGTGAACTCGACCGACCGGTGGACTTCGACCAGCTCAAGGCCGCCGGGTCGATGATGGGGTCAGGGGGGATGATCGTGATGGACGATCACACCTGCATGGTCAATGTCGCCCAGTACTTCGTCGACTTCCTGGTCGAAGAGTCGTGTGGGAAATGCACCCCCTGTCGCGAGGGGTTGAAGGCGATGCAGACGTTGCTCCATGGTCTCACCTCTGGCACCGCCAAACCTGGCGATTGTGCCCTGCTCAAGGAGATCGCCGAACATGTGCGCGACACTGCCCTCTGTGGCCTTGGCAAGACCGCCGCAAACCCGGTGCTTGCGACGATGCACTGGTTCCCCGAAGAATACGAGGAGCATGAGAAGGAAGGTTTCTGTCGGGGTGGGGTCTGCAGCGGGCTCTACACCCTTGAGATCGACCCTGACCTCTGTACAGGGTGCACGCTCTGTGAGCGGGTCTGTCCGGCCGATGCAGTCTCTGGAGAGAAGAAGAAGCCGCACACAATCGATACACGTGCCTGTGTGACCTGTGGGTCATGTATCGACGCCTGTCGCTTCAAGGCGATCAAGGTCGTGAGGAGGAATGAGTAA
- a CDS encoding 2Fe-2S iron-sulfur cluster-binding protein yields the protein MVEVTIDGQKIEVEKGTTALEAARSLGIEIPTLCYHEGLPPDGNCRLCQVEVTDARGRTSLVISCMYPIKGPVEIRTDTPRVRDARAFVVTLLLARAPHSPVLQHLAEEYGVKPLDARFVPEDETDLCIRCGRCVRACATLGNNCIEFVWRGWEKEVNTPFEEPSHTCIGCGACAQVCPTGAIRAIEDGATRTIWDQTFDLVACERCGARFATPEQLEAVSPEFKPTDGHVLCPRCRKLAEARAVASGLGAQEEN from the coding sequence ATGGTTGAAGTGACGATCGACGGGCAGAAAATTGAGGTTGAGAAGGGAACGACCGCCCTCGAGGCGGCGCGTAGCCTGGGTATCGAGATCCCGACCCTCTGTTACCACGAGGGCCTCCCCCCAGATGGAAACTGCCGCCTCTGCCAGGTGGAGGTCACCGACGCGCGTGGCCGCACCAGCTTGGTCATCTCGTGCATGTACCCGATCAAGGGGCCGGTCGAGATCAGGACCGACACGCCGCGGGTCCGCGACGCCCGCGCCTTTGTGGTGACGTTGCTCCTCGCCCGTGCGCCTCACTCCCCGGTCCTCCAGCACCTTGCGGAGGAGTACGGCGTCAAACCTCTGGACGCGCGCTTTGTCCCTGAAGACGAGACCGACCTCTGCATCAGGTGCGGCCGGTGTGTGCGGGCCTGTGCCACCCTTGGCAACAACTGTATCGAGTTTGTCTGGCGTGGCTGGGAGAAGGAGGTGAACACCCCCTTCGAGGAACCGTCGCATACCTGCATCGGGTGTGGGGCTTGTGCCCAGGTCTGCCCGACCGGTGCGATCCGTGCCATCGAAGACGGGGCCACCAGGACGATCTGGGACCAGACCTTTGACCTCGTCGCCTGTGAGAGGTGCGGGGCGCGCTTTGCGACACCTGAACAACTCGAGGCAGTCAGCCCTGAGTTCAAGCCGACGGACGGGCATGTGCTCTGTCCGAGGTGCCGTAAACTTGCAGAGGCCCGTGCCGTTGCGTCCGGACTGGGAGCGCAGGAGGAGAACTGA
- a CDS encoding 4Fe-4S dicluster domain-containing protein, which translates to MEKTENLLLITPERCIGCGTCELACSIGHVGEFNPTVANISVLRFEAGVNVPMACLQCDKPACVAACQTGALEKDPETGLVGINGAKCIGCRMCMMACPFGNITYNAAAKQPLKCDQCGGHPLCAEFCPANAIEYLPADTATVQRKKAFAAKLASGISEVNV; encoded by the coding sequence ATGGAGAAGACTGAGAACCTGCTACTGATCACCCCTGAGCGGTGCATCGGTTGTGGGACCTGCGAACTGGCATGCTCGATCGGGCATGTCGGAGAATTCAACCCGACTGTTGCGAATATCTCGGTCCTCAGGTTTGAGGCCGGGGTCAATGTGCCCATGGCCTGCCTGCAGTGCGACAAGCCTGCCTGTGTTGCAGCGTGCCAGACCGGTGCCCTTGAGAAAGACCCTGAGACCGGTCTTGTCGGTATCAACGGTGCCAAGTGCATCGGATGCCGCATGTGCATGATGGCCTGCCCCTTCGGCAACATCACCTACAATGCCGCGGCAAAGCAGCCCCTGAAGTGTGACCAGTGCGGCGGCCACCCATTGTGCGCTGAGTTCTGCCCGGCCAACGCCATCGAGTACCTGCCCGCCGACACCGCCACGGTGCAGAGGAAGAAGGCGTTTGCTGCAAAACTTGCCTCCGGGATCTCAGAGGTGAATGTATAA
- a CDS encoding aldehyde ferredoxin oxidoreductase family protein, which yields MYGWTGTVLRVNLTEGTVKKEPLNKDFAENYIGGRGLGEKYFIDEVDMAVDALSPENKLIFATGPLTGTMGISTGRYDVVAKGPLNNTLASSNSGGYFGPALKYAGYDLVILEGKAEKPVYLWINNDKVEIRDASHLWGKTVYETDDAVKAETDPDAEVACIGPAGEKLVLFACIMNDKHRAAGRTGIGTVMGSKNLKALAIRGTGGIKVADKDEFLNAVRAARKKIAENPVTSQGLPTFGSNILVNIINESGALPTNNWRESYDPEADKISGETLASDNLIHNKGCASCVIGCGRVAKAKGKFNEIGEGPEYESAWGFGSDCGIHDMDAVLKANFLCNELGMDTITIASTIACAMELVDIGALDPEKTGCDLRFGNADAMVEMTRATAYREGFGDEIADGSFRMAAKYGHPELSMTVKKQEMPAYDPRAIQGIGLEYATSNRGGCHVRGYTISPEILGLPMKMDPSVTEGKPEILKVFQDLTGALSASGTCLFSSFAIGADEIAAELSAATGVEFTTEKVMEIGERIYNMERMFIVKNGYSSKDDVLPPRLLNDPIPAGPAKGGVSHVPEMLPKYYEIRGWDADGIPTQEKLEALGLAEMA from the coding sequence ATGTATGGATGGACTGGAACGGTGCTCCGCGTCAACCTGACCGAGGGCACGGTCAAGAAAGAACCCCTCAATAAAGACTTCGCAGAGAATTATATCGGCGGACGTGGACTCGGCGAGAAATACTTCATCGACGAGGTCGACATGGCTGTCGACGCCCTCTCCCCCGAGAACAAACTCATCTTCGCCACCGGGCCGCTGACCGGGACGATGGGGATTTCGACCGGGCGCTATGACGTCGTCGCCAAGGGCCCGCTGAACAACACGCTTGCCTCGTCCAACTCTGGTGGCTACTTCGGTCCGGCGCTCAAGTATGCCGGCTACGACCTGGTCATCCTCGAAGGAAAGGCTGAAAAACCGGTGTACCTCTGGATCAACAATGACAAAGTCGAGATCCGCGACGCTTCCCATCTCTGGGGCAAGACCGTCTACGAGACCGACGACGCCGTGAAGGCCGAGACCGATCCCGACGCCGAAGTGGCCTGCATCGGCCCTGCCGGTGAAAAGCTCGTTCTCTTCGCCTGCATCATGAACGACAAGCACCGTGCAGCCGGCAGGACCGGTATTGGCACGGTGATGGGTTCGAAGAACCTCAAGGCCCTTGCCATTCGCGGTACCGGCGGGATCAAGGTCGCCGACAAGGACGAGTTCCTCAACGCCGTCCGCGCCGCCAGGAAGAAGATCGCCGAGAACCCGGTCACCTCCCAGGGCCTGCCGACCTTCGGGTCCAACATCCTGGTCAACATCATCAACGAGTCCGGGGCACTCCCGACGAACAACTGGCGTGAGTCCTATGACCCAGAAGCAGACAAGATCTCAGGCGAGACCCTTGCCAGCGACAACCTCATTCACAACAAGGGGTGCGCCTCCTGTGTCATCGGGTGCGGGCGCGTCGCCAAGGCCAAGGGCAAGTTCAACGAGATCGGGGAAGGGCCAGAGTACGAGTCGGCCTGGGGCTTCGGTTCAGACTGTGGCATCCACGACATGGACGCCGTCCTGAAGGCGAACTTCCTCTGCAACGAACTCGGGATGGACACCATCACAATTGCTTCGACAATTGCCTGTGCAATGGAGCTCGTCGACATCGGCGCCCTCGACCCAGAGAAGACCGGGTGCGACCTCAGGTTCGGCAACGCCGATGCAATGGTCGAGATGACCCGTGCCACCGCCTACCGCGAGGGCTTTGGCGACGAGATCGCCGACGGGTCCTTCAGGATGGCTGCAAAGTACGGCCACCCCGAACTCTCGATGACCGTCAAGAAGCAGGAGATGCCGGCATACGACCCGCGTGCGATCCAGGGGATCGGGCTGGAATATGCCACCTCCAACCGTGGCGGGTGCCACGTGCGGGGCTACACCATCTCGCCCGAGATCCTCGGCCTTCCGATGAAGATGGACCCATCAGTCACCGAGGGCAAGCCTGAGATCCTCAAGGTCTTCCAGGATCTCACCGGTGCGCTCTCCGCCTCGGGCACCTGTCTCTTCTCGTCGTTTGCGATCGGCGCCGACGAGATCGCCGCCGAACTCTCCGCTGCCACCGGGGTCGAGTTCACGACCGAGAAGGTGATGGAGATCGGTGAGCGGATCTACAACATGGAGCGGATGTTCATCGTCAAGAACGGCTACTCCAGCAAGGACGATGTCCTCCCACCGCGGCTGCTCAACGACCCGATCCCGGCAGGCCCGGCAAAGGGTGGTGTCAGTCATGTGCCTGAGATGCTGCCGAAATATTACGAGATCAGGGGCTGGGACGCCGACGGTATCCCGACCCAGGAGAAGTTGGAGGCGCTTGGTCTGGCCGAGATGGCCTGA
- a CDS encoding iron-containing alcohol dehydrogenase, with protein MTSTYLNPPVALMGAGAVKDIGTWATMLGGKKAFIVCGIGKHGKALAEDVGVLLKGAGVDFVIYPGAEPNPTDNAVHKGAEMYKKEGCDMIVAAGGGSPMDCAKGVGVIATNGGKIYDYEGAGQVGKPLPPLIAVNTTAGTASEMTNFAVITDTRRHVKMALVDWKMTPKVAINDPELMVSMPPALTAATGMDALTHAVEAYVSTIATPTTDAAALMAIQLIGKWLRPAVANGADIQARDMMAHAEYLAGIAFNNASLGYVHAMAHQLGGFYNLPHGVCNAILLPHVEKFNLIAAPERFVDIARALGENVEGLSTTEAANKAIDAIRTLSTDIGIPPGVKSLGAKEEDIPTLAENAMKDICNLTNPRVATKEEVIEIYKEAM; from the coding sequence ATGACATCCACCTATCTCAACCCGCCAGTCGCTCTCATGGGCGCCGGGGCGGTGAAAGATATCGGGACCTGGGCCACGATGCTCGGGGGAAAGAAAGCATTCATTGTCTGTGGGATCGGGAAACATGGGAAGGCACTCGCCGAAGATGTCGGGGTCCTTCTCAAGGGCGCGGGTGTCGACTTTGTGATCTATCCGGGCGCCGAACCCAACCCGACCGATAACGCCGTCCACAAGGGCGCCGAGATGTACAAGAAAGAGGGCTGTGACATGATCGTCGCCGCAGGAGGGGGATCCCCGATGGACTGCGCCAAAGGCGTCGGGGTCATCGCCACCAACGGCGGGAAAATCTACGACTACGAGGGTGCCGGGCAGGTCGGAAAACCGCTGCCGCCGCTCATCGCCGTCAACACCACCGCCGGCACCGCCTCTGAGATGACCAACTTCGCGGTCATTACCGACACCCGCCGGCATGTCAAGATGGCCCTCGTCGACTGGAAGATGACCCCCAAGGTCGCGATCAACGACCCAGAACTGATGGTCAGCATGCCGCCGGCACTCACCGCCGCCACCGGCATGGACGCCCTCACTCACGCCGTCGAGGCCTATGTCTCCACCATCGCCACACCGACCACCGACGCCGCCGCTCTGATGGCCATCCAGCTCATCGGCAAATGGCTCCGCCCGGCCGTCGCCAACGGCGCCGACATCCAGGCACGTGACATGATGGCCCATGCCGAGTACCTCGCCGGCATCGCCTTCAACAACGCCAGTCTCGGCTACGTCCATGCCATGGCTCACCAGCTCGGTGGGTTCTACAACCTCCCGCACGGCGTCTGCAATGCCATCCTCCTGCCGCATGTCGAGAAGTTCAACCTCATCGCCGCACCCGAGCGCTTTGTCGACATCGCCAGGGCACTTGGCGAGAATGTCGAGGGGCTCTCCACCACCGAAGCTGCAAACAAGGCCATCGACGCCATCAGGACACTCTCGACCGACATCGGGATCCCGCCAGGGGTCAAGTCGCTCGGCGCCAAGGAAGAGGACATCCCGACCCTGGCCGAGAATGCCATGAAAGACATCTGCAACCTCACCAACCCGCGGGTCGCGACGAAAGAAGAGGTGATCGAGATCTACAAAGAGGCGATGTAA
- the npdG gene encoding NADPH-dependent F420 reductase translates to MKVGIIGGTGGIGQGMALRLSQDHSVYIGSRIEEKAQAACELCGYALKVLGLPFDLLPTTNQGVVDESEIVVFSIPAENLERTIEGLTGLEGKTVISLMNPMIRTDYFKYNPPEDGSAALKLQKLLPDSKVVAAFNNIPAGKWQQLSEPLDYSVCVCSDFDDAKKRVMELVNSVSELKALDAGPLAVSPYIEAITPLVINIARFSKMRDVGVYFR, encoded by the coding sequence ATGAAAGTAGGAATTATTGGAGGGACCGGGGGGATCGGACAGGGGATGGCGTTGCGGCTCTCACAGGACCACTCGGTTTATATCGGGTCGCGCATCGAAGAGAAGGCCCAGGCCGCCTGCGAACTCTGCGGCTATGCCCTCAAGGTGTTGGGTCTTCCTTTCGACCTGCTCCCGACGACCAACCAGGGGGTCGTGGACGAGTCCGAGATCGTTGTCTTCTCGATCCCGGCCGAGAACCTGGAGAGGACAATCGAGGGGCTCACCGGACTGGAGGGCAAGACGGTTATCAGCCTGATGAACCCGATGATCAGGACCGACTACTTCAAGTACAACCCGCCAGAGGACGGCTCGGCCGCCCTTAAACTCCAGAAACTTCTGCCAGACTCAAAGGTCGTCGCCGCCTTCAACAACATCCCGGCGGGCAAGTGGCAGCAGCTCTCCGAACCTCTCGATTACTCGGTCTGTGTCTGTTCAGACTTCGACGACGCAAAAAAGAGAGTGATGGAACTGGTCAACTCGGTCTCAGAACTCAAGGCCCTGGACGCTGGTCCCCTTGCAGTATCGCCGTACATTGAGGCCATCACCCCTCTTGTCATCAACATCGCCAGGTTCAGCAAGATGCGCGACGTTGGGGTCTATTTCAGGTAG
- a CDS encoding NAD(P)H-dependent oxidoreductase subunit E yields MGDHKEVQEILGAYPRDPRHLLAALQDIQAEYKYLSIESMKEVARYLGVSESQVFSVATFYKALSLVPLGKKVIKVCAGTACHLRGAPRLVEAVEDALGIRDGETTEDGQFTLQTVNCVGACAMAPVVVVNERVYGKMGIADIPGMIETERKDEAGE; encoded by the coding sequence ATGGGAGATCACAAAGAGGTGCAGGAGATCCTTGGGGCCTATCCGCGGGATCCCAGGCATCTGCTCGCGGCATTGCAGGACATCCAGGCCGAATACAAGTATCTCTCGATCGAGTCGATGAAAGAGGTCGCCAGGTATCTTGGCGTGTCGGAAAGCCAGGTCTTTAGTGTCGCCACCTTTTACAAGGCGCTCAGTCTTGTCCCACTGGGAAAGAAGGTGATCAAGGTCTGCGCAGGCACGGCATGCCATCTCCGCGGGGCGCCGCGACTCGTCGAGGCCGTCGAAGACGCACTTGGGATCAGGGACGGCGAGACCACCGAAGACGGACAGTTCACCCTCCAGACCGTGAACTGTGTCGGGGCCTGTGCGATGGCGCCGGTCGTGGTGGTGAACGAACGGGTGTACGGCAAGATGGGGATCGCCGATATCCCGGGTATGATCGAGACGGAGCGTAAGGATGAGGCTGGAGAGTAA